attttcactCACATTTGTGTTGCTGACGATGGCTTTAGTGCTCACATAATGAAAACACATTTGAATAtacagtcactcggaataagataagaaatatgttgtttctccccacgaggttttttcaaaggtgtgcgtgtgttgttaacgatgttttctttcctcttaatttggttttaatttaatgaatgtttattgcaattcgtatcgtcgccGAAAAGATAGAAAAAAAACCATGcattacagattaagtttgcaccaaaaaaaatatttaaaaagtattcaacagctaaaaataacatcctatttaaattctacacatttttaatcaaatttcatatataacatgttaaaattggAGTTACggcttaaaagatatggataattttgttttagataaaatgtggattgattaactgaaaagttaggttttttttgttaaaatacgagggcgggttgattacctgaaacaataGGGGGTTTTCGGAACAATGAAAAAAAAAGATtcattttctgacttaaatccggactgcgggttgattacctgaaacattgggggttttctgcaaaatacaaaaaatattcgTTTTTTGACTCAAAAACGGACTACAGGTTGAATACAGGAAAAACGAAGGATGTTTTTACAAAATGACCGCGAAGGACGACAGAAGGGCTTCACGTTTTATTATTATGGAGAGATGGGAAGGGTCGGCTTGCCTCTAGGGCCCTCATGTGTCGCCTAAGGAAAAAAATAACATTCTATACAAAATAACGTAGCCTGTGAAAATATATTATTAACAATGTTATTAGCAAGACATTGCACCGTGATTAATTTAACGAGTCAATCTTTTATATGTTATAACGTGTTATTAATGACGCTATAGCGCGTTATTTTTGATGTCGCTTGGTCGTTGCACTATCGCCGAGGCTTGGCGTGTCCCAATCAAATTAAAGCATAAGATCAGTCTACAATGTAAACCGGATGTTAGAACCAATTTTTTGAAGAAAAGATAATGTTTATAGATGTGGGCGTTTGCATCTCGATCACACGTATGGATCGACGTTCGTTTGTGGTTGCATGAATCTTGACAAGTTTTGTCAGATTTTCTATGCCACGTAGAGCTGGACTTATGTGTGAGCATGTCATCCGGTCGTCCATGTATTTATAAGACTGCTCATATTTTACCATGCATCGTCTTTCATCTAGATGTGGCGAGGCCACGCATCCCCTTTTTCATCGGTATCTTATTTGACCGGTCTTTGTCAAAGTTATTCTCAACAACGTCGTTTTGCACCAGCTACAACAACTTCATCTGCAAATGATCACTACGCGTGTCATGACTCCATCTTCTATTTTAATCATGGTTGCTCCTTACGTAATACTCCTCCGGTCTTTTTTTAGTCCGCACGTAAGTTTTTTTTGAAATCAAAATATctatttttagaaaaaaatatcaacattcacaatgCACAATCAATATCGGTAGATTCATTATGCAATGTTGTTTAATAGTATATATTTGATAATGTAGTTGTTAATCTATTTCGATATAAATTTAaacaaactttgtaaagtttgattTTAAAAAAATCTAATACGGGGAGTAAAAAGGACCGAAGGGAGTACTGTTATTATACATGCTGCTCAAAATACAGTCTCAAGAACAACGATCTGTGAAAAAGAAAATAACAAAACTCGTATATTCGTATATGAAGttgtgaagctctgcttcacatcTATCTATTACTTCCTTTGTAACCGAAATATAAAAACGTTTAGATTGCTATTTTAGTAACCTAACATTTTTTTTATAGAGGGAGTATATGATAACGACTGTACGGTACTATCTGTTACTGAATTCGCGGACCTCCTCCGTCCTGCATCAATGGCGGCACGGGTGGCCTCATTTCTCCAGAAGACGAAATACCGTCCAGCTTCAGCTGCACCAATGGCAGCTCCTCGCCTCGAAGCGGCGAGTTAATGGCCAGCGGAACAGAGGGAGCGCCAGCGACTGCCGCTGCCATCTCAAAGCTGCCTTCCTCTCTTGGCAAAGGCCGTTGGCTGCTATCAACTTGCACACGGCTGGAGCCTCGCGGGTTGATGCCTCCCGTCGACTCGACGTCgaggagaaggttgccggtgcgcaCCTCCTGCGCGAGCGCGCACCCCCAACAGAACATCCACCGCAGATAGTCGGCGACGTCGAGCGACAGTGAGGAGAAGCACGGCCCGTCCTTGCCGCCGGCGAGCCCGAACTTGCGCCGCATTTGCGCCCGCCAGAACCCGCCGTAGAGCAGGCCGAGCGCGCAGAGCACCACCCCGGCGGCGCCGACCATGTTGCTGACGGCCTTGTTCCGGATGTTCATGGCGgcatggttgagcacccacagcgGCGCGAAGCAGAGGAGCGCGAACATGGCGCCGTGCACGTGCATGTTGCCGAAGCCCAGGCGCTCCATGTTCCACCCGAATACGCAGAAGGTGCAGAGGCACGAGAGCCAGCACGCCTCCGGGTCGTCGCGCACGTCGAGCAGCCCGCCGGCCCACTCCCTTGGTGCGGCGTCAGCGATCACAACCACAGCCAtgccgccgtcgtcatcatcggaTTCTTGATGCGCGCTCTCCTCGCTTTTCCTCCCAAGCGGGCTGAGGTACATGTACAAGCCGGCGACAACGGGTGCCACGGCGCTGACCCCGCCGAGAGTGGTCGCGGCGGCGTCCGGGCGGGCCGTGCTAGAGTACCCCCAGAAGAGCCCACACATGGCGTACTGCGCAAAGCAGGTGAGGTGGAGGAGCCCGACCACCACGGACAGGTGAAGCCGCTCCCGCTCCCGCTGCGCTTCACCGGCACCCGAGCCCTTCCGGCAGTAGGCCTTCCTGAGCTCCTTCTCGTCCCCCGGCCGCCACCGGACCAGCAGGTCGGCGTGGTGGAAGAGCTCGGGGTGCTGGTAGATGGTCATGAGGGTGAAGAGCGCGTTCAGGATCTGGTTGACGATCTCGACCCATCGGTTGCGGACGGACCTGCGCGGGAAGGCGCCGTCGAAGactccgagg
This genomic stretch from Hordeum vulgare subsp. vulgare chromosome 6H, MorexV3_pseudomolecules_assembly, whole genome shotgun sequence harbors:
- the LOC123405774 gene encoding uncharacterized protein LOC123405774 codes for the protein MDSLGGHHTPAADHVKVELNRAPSINPVVGQEARSRMTDDRQTRPERVRRLIRRLRPAPVGSAFKRWLKHPAHLAQFAWAVCVALSGALLGLLLLGVFDGAFPRRSVRNRWVEIVNQILNALFTLMTIYQHPELFHHADLLVRWRPGDEKELRKAYCRKGSGAGEAQRERERLHLSVVVGLLHLTCFAQYAMCGLFWGYSSTARPDAAATTLGGVSAVAPVVAGLYMYLSPLGRKSEESAHQESDDDDGGMAVVVIADAAPREWAGGLLDVRDDPEACWLSCLCTFCVFGWNMERLGFGNMHVHGAMFALLCFAPLWVLNHAAMNIRNKAVSNMVGAAGVVLCALGLLYGGFWRAQMRRKFGLAGGKDGPCFSSLSLDVADYLRWMFCWGCALAQEVRTGNLLLDVESTGGINPRGSSRVQVDSSQRPLPREEGSFEMAAAVAGAPSVPLAINSPLRGEELPLVQLKLDGISSSGEMRPPVPPLMQDGGGPRIQ